Proteins encoded by one window of Chryseobacterium sp. POL2:
- a CDS encoding glycosyltransferase family 2 protein codes for MITIFTPTYNRAYILPTLYQSLLEQSHKDFEWLIVDDGSTDNTAQLVQQFQEKADFPIRYYHQVNNGKHIAINHGLEKAKGELFFIVDSDDFLSNDAIDRLTAKYGHIKDNKNVAGIAIGCRSIKDKSKIIYSKNLPQHEILLTHNELVYQLGIKGDFATAFKTEIQKQYPYPHFEGEKFFRESYVYRQIGEKYKTLYIDDPIYFADYLEDGLTAKSWQLLKKSPKGASLFFKALSKEKIPFIAKLSALNAYWDFQINDIKSTWTEKLKDISIPLSIIVLINKKLKFYKL; via the coding sequence ATGATTACCATCTTCACGCCAACCTACAACCGCGCTTACATTCTTCCGACATTGTATCAATCCTTGTTGGAGCAGTCACACAAAGATTTTGAGTGGTTAATTGTCGATGACGGAAGTACAGATAATACGGCGCAATTGGTACAACAATTTCAAGAAAAGGCAGATTTTCCGATTCGTTATTATCATCAAGTAAACAATGGTAAACATATTGCGATTAATCATGGATTAGAAAAAGCCAAAGGCGAACTGTTCTTCATTGTGGACAGCGACGATTTCTTATCAAATGATGCCATTGATAGACTTACTGCTAAATATGGCCATATAAAAGACAACAAAAACGTCGCCGGAATTGCCATTGGCTGTCGTTCTATAAAAGACAAAAGCAAAATTATCTACTCAAAAAACCTTCCGCAGCACGAGATTCTTTTAACCCATAACGAACTCGTTTACCAGTTAGGAATAAAAGGAGATTTTGCTACAGCTTTCAAAACCGAGATTCAGAAACAATATCCTTATCCACATTTTGAAGGAGAAAAATTTTTCAGAGAATCCTACGTCTATCGTCAAATTGGTGAAAAATATAAAACCCTGTATATTGATGATCCCATCTATTTTGCGGATTATCTTGAAGACGGCTTAACTGCAAAATCTTGGCAGTTATTAAAGAAATCACCGAAAGGCGCCTCATTATTTTTCAAAGCATTAAGCAAGGAAAAAATCCCTTTCATAGCTAAATTGAGTGCTCTTAACGCGTATTGGGATTTCCAAATCAATGACATCAAATCAACATGGACTGAGAAATTAAAAGACATTTCGATTCCGTTATCCATAATTGTTTTAATCAATAAAAAATTAAAATTTTATAAATTATAA
- a CDS encoding glycosyltransferase family 2 protein — MTDIIIKSFNRPHYLDRCLSSIQQNVTGKYIINVLDDGTPDVYLQKIQQKFPEIKLLKSSQYKSKVDAIQQNLETGATIDGFAIPTELWYNSVKSSSDYVLVIEDDVWFSSDVDLDVLVDDMKTYQIPLLRLGWLGNYTENQYCEIKALAANITSVIPKKLFTSNKFIMDLFFYNRFKFFTILYKLGLTDNYAKQKYWSINSILMGLYRKDYWLAIWKDAHGKVDEKQQLRNAASWYHHNKKAVFARTNQEVLKTTFKSSATGSYHKYADQFDVNRMNFIFNEAWLNNDFDAMENYPRDFSDDYIMYFLDKANHPAAQSTEWKKWANQFKQQYRDIGAKVD; from the coding sequence ATGACGGACATTATCATAAAATCCTTTAACAGACCGCATTATCTCGACCGTTGTTTGTCTTCTATCCAACAAAATGTTACGGGAAAATACATTATCAATGTTTTGGATGACGGGACGCCAGATGTTTATTTACAGAAAATACAGCAAAAATTTCCAGAAATAAAGCTTCTTAAATCCTCTCAATACAAGTCTAAAGTTGACGCTATTCAGCAAAATTTAGAAACAGGCGCAACAATAGATGGCTTTGCTATTCCTACTGAACTTTGGTATAACAGCGTAAAGTCCTCCTCAGATTATGTTTTGGTCATAGAAGATGATGTTTGGTTTTCATCTGACGTCGATCTTGATGTGTTGGTCGATGATATGAAGACGTATCAAATTCCCCTTTTAAGACTTGGCTGGCTTGGAAACTATACTGAAAATCAATATTGCGAAATCAAAGCTTTGGCCGCAAATATTACATCTGTAATCCCAAAAAAACTCTTTACATCGAATAAATTCATCATGGATTTGTTCTTTTATAATCGTTTTAAATTTTTCACAATACTTTATAAACTTGGTTTAACTGATAATTACGCCAAACAAAAATATTGGAGTATTAATTCCATATTGATGGGATTGTATCGAAAAGATTATTGGCTGGCCATCTGGAAAGATGCCCACGGAAAAGTTGATGAAAAGCAACAATTGCGAAATGCAGCCAGTTGGTATCATCATAATAAAAAAGCAGTTTTTGCAAGAACCAATCAAGAAGTTTTAAAAACAACTTTCAAATCGTCAGCCACAGGATCTTATCATAAATACGCAGATCAATTTGATGTTAACCGAATGAATTTTATATTTAATGAAGCTTGGTTAAATAATGATTTTGACGCCATGGAGAACTATCCGAGAGATTTTTCTGATGATTATATAATGTATTTTTTAGATAAAGCCAATCATCCTGCCGCACAGTCTACAGAGTGGAAAAAATGGGCAAATCAATTTAAACAACAATATCGAGATATCGGTGCGAAAGTGGATTAA
- a CDS encoding glycosyltransferase yields MNNIDTTPTISVVMSAYNAEEYLEEAITSILNQTFSDFEFIIIEDCSTDKTLIILESYAKNDPRIKIIKKEQNKGTAGFIENLNIGLKTAKGKYIARMDADDISFLTRFEKQVNFLENNPEIDIVGASIELVDENTKPIETWQAIEHHVDIVKRMPKKISLYHPVIMFRKESVESYREKAFFCEDYDLYFNMIVAGKKLANLPEVLLKYRILKTSISRKKSKFTRWLFVEKIRSFYKEHVRTGADTYQQFDPDNFLKVLDLDFKNDKADLLFALRCSISFNTKEETEILYKKIGLQYPKTNLLGYHIIDKLAFKIKKHLIKLIG; encoded by the coding sequence ATGAACAACATAGACACTACCCCAACTATTTCTGTAGTGATGTCGGCTTACAACGCAGAAGAATATCTTGAGGAAGCAATAACGTCAATTCTCAATCAAACATTTTCTGATTTTGAATTTATTATTATCGAAGATTGCTCTACGGACAAGACTTTAATTATCTTGGAATCTTATGCCAAAAATGATCCCCGAATAAAAATCATTAAAAAAGAACAAAATAAAGGCACAGCCGGTTTTATAGAAAATCTCAATATTGGCTTGAAAACGGCCAAAGGAAAATATATTGCCCGAATGGATGCCGATGATATTTCGTTTCTAACACGGTTTGAAAAACAAGTTAATTTTTTAGAAAATAATCCTGAGATAGACATTGTTGGCGCAAGCATCGAACTGGTTGACGAAAATACAAAACCTATAGAAACCTGGCAAGCGATAGAACATCATGTTGATATTGTAAAACGGATGCCGAAGAAAATTTCGTTGTATCATCCTGTGATTATGTTTCGCAAAGAATCCGTCGAAAGTTACCGCGAAAAAGCTTTTTTTTGTGAAGATTATGACTTGTATTTCAATATGATTGTCGCTGGAAAAAAGCTTGCCAATCTTCCTGAAGTTTTGTTGAAATATCGCATTTTAAAAACCTCTATTTCACGAAAAAAATCAAAGTTTACGAGATGGTTATTTGTTGAAAAAATAAGAAGCTTTTACAAAGAACATGTTAGAACGGGCGCTGACACGTATCAACAATTTGATCCGGATAATTTTTTGAAAGTTTTGGATCTGGATTTTAAAAATGATAAAGCAGATTTGCTTTTTGCATTAAGATGTTCCATTTCATTTAACACTAAAGAAGAAACTGAGATTTTGTATAAAAAGATAGGTTTACAATATCCTAAAACCAATTTGCTCGGCTATCATATAATTGACAAATTAGCTTTTAAAATTAAAAAACATTTGATAAAACTAATAGGCTAA
- a CDS encoding glycosyltransferase family 4 protein, whose protein sequence is MKITYLYPSLHYPGGISRILTLKMNYLADVLGHEVSIVTYSQFDKGFFFQLSENVKQLHLDIRRNTVFNGNFLSKKNQERQFLKQYKSSLELFLKQNPQDILITTTFGLEYKFLYKLKDKSKKIGEFHFAFNKSPLSTLKTLKDVKHPKDILDVMARRTYIKSIRGLDHFVLLTKRDLQSWKKLFPNTSYISNPISLSTDKTSSCISKTVLAVGRFHYQKGFDYLIDVWRLVAQKHPDWQLRIVGNGEEENKVRNLIKKYNLEDSITIIPPSLQVDLEYLNSSIYVMTSRFEGLPLVLIEAMHFGLPLVSFDCECGPSDLIEDGINGYLSQVGDTSTLADHINHLIENPSLRKQMGDASREKSFNYQVKPILEQWDNLFKSLINKTK, encoded by the coding sequence TTGAAAATCACCTATCTCTATCCTTCTTTGCATTATCCAGGTGGCATTTCCCGCATCCTTACCCTCAAGATGAATTATCTTGCAGATGTACTGGGACATGAGGTTAGCATCGTTACCTATTCACAATTTGACAAAGGTTTCTTTTTTCAACTTTCGGAGAATGTTAAACAATTACATCTCGACATAAGACGCAATACTGTTTTTAATGGAAATTTTCTATCAAAAAAAAACCAAGAAAGACAATTTTTAAAACAGTACAAATCCAGTCTGGAATTATTTTTAAAACAGAATCCTCAAGATATTCTTATTACAACAACTTTTGGTTTAGAATATAAGTTTCTGTACAAACTAAAAGATAAAAGCAAAAAAATTGGTGAGTTTCATTTCGCTTTTAACAAATCGCCACTTTCAACACTTAAAACATTAAAAGACGTCAAACACCCGAAAGATATTCTGGATGTTATGGCGCGTCGCACTTATATTAAAAGCATTCGTGGTCTTGATCATTTTGTGTTGCTAACCAAAAGAGATCTACAATCTTGGAAAAAATTATTTCCAAACACGAGCTATATTTCCAATCCAATTTCTTTGTCAACCGATAAGACAAGTTCTTGTATATCGAAAACCGTGTTGGCTGTTGGACGATTTCATTATCAAAAAGGATTCGATTATCTCATAGACGTTTGGCGCCTAGTTGCACAAAAACATCCAGACTGGCAACTAAGAATTGTTGGCAATGGCGAAGAAGAAAACAAAGTTAGAAATCTGATAAAAAAATATAATTTAGAAGATTCCATCACAATTATTCCACCTTCTCTACAAGTCGATTTAGAATATCTTAACAGTAGTATTTACGTAATGACATCTCGATTCGAAGGTTTGCCTTTGGTCCTTATAGAAGCCATGCATTTTGGGTTGCCTTTGGTGTCTTTCGATTGCGAGTGTGGCCCAAGTGATCTTATCGAAGATGGTATCAATGGCTACTTGAGCCAAGTTGGTGATACTTCTACACTTGCAGACCATATCAATCATTTAATCGAAAATCCTAGTTTACGAAAACAAATGGGAGATGCAAGCCGTGAGAAATCTTTTAATTATCAAGTAAAACCTATTTTAGAACAATGGGACAATTTATTCAAATCCTTAATTAATAAAACAAAATGA
- a CDS encoding glycosyltransferase family 2 protein, whose amino-acid sequence MYNPLVSIIIPVYNRANLIGETLDSIIAQTYQNWECIIVDDGSTDNTPEVLESYMKKDSRISYYSRPDHLVKSGNSCRNHGFELSKGELVVFFDSDDIMLNDFLSSRIPLFKKETQIVFAKHDYVDDELNFTRTSSFERKNSLVNDYIFWRFPILTPSSLIKKDFLKDKELFDPNIKRGQETNFYLNILPNLKEHEIGFVNKSIFLYRLHDNSITKKAQNYNPDYIPSQLHIRNKALHIGIQTKDKDLVENSYEHLILILLKIIKNQDTVNLKIFINNYLKKLHILTKLQKIEIKNFSKILISIGLTPKKMEYRWINFIKK is encoded by the coding sequence ATGTATAATCCGCTTGTTTCTATCATCATCCCCGTATACAATCGAGCCAATCTTATAGGCGAAACCTTGGATTCTATTATCGCTCAAACCTATCAAAATTGGGAATGTATTATCGTGGATGACGGAAGCACGGACAATACGCCTGAAGTTTTAGAAAGCTACATGAAAAAGGATAGTAGAATTTCTTATTATAGCAGACCTGACCATCTAGTGAAAAGCGGGAATAGTTGTAGAAATCATGGATTCGAGCTTTCAAAAGGAGAATTAGTTGTTTTTTTTGATAGTGATGATATTATGCTAAACGATTTTTTATCTTCTAGAATACCTTTGTTCAAAAAAGAAACACAAATTGTCTTTGCAAAACATGACTATGTCGATGACGAGCTCAACTTTACAAGAACATCTTCTTTTGAACGAAAAAACTCTCTGGTAAACGATTACATCTTTTGGCGATTTCCAATATTAACACCAAGTTCTTTAATTAAAAAAGATTTTCTGAAGGATAAAGAACTTTTTGACCCCAATATTAAGCGAGGTCAAGAGACCAATTTTTATCTTAACATTTTACCAAATCTTAAAGAACATGAAATTGGATTTGTAAACAAATCTATTTTTTTGTACCGGCTACACGACAACTCTATCACCAAAAAAGCGCAAAATTATAATCCAGATTACATTCCATCTCAGCTGCATATAAGAAACAAAGCGCTACATATTGGCATACAGACAAAAGATAAAGATTTAGTAGAGAATTCTTATGAGCATCTAATTCTTATATTACTAAAAATTATTAAAAATCAAGATACTGTTAATTTAAAAATTTTCATCAATAATTATTTAAAAAAACTTCATATATTAACTAAACTACAAAAAATTGAAATTAAAAACTTCTCGAAAATATTAATTTCAATAGGTTTGACTCCAAAAAAAATGGAATATCGTTGGATTAATTTTATCAAAAAATGA
- a CDS encoding TDP-N-acetylfucosamine:lipid II N-acetylfucosaminyltransferase, with protein MRILQLFIDDKFVDSAIQKLSHKDNVINIVISNNDKLNYVKSNNVIHYSTEVIENKFSEITASFDVIFFHSLPHIFRNLIIQHKKKLIYCWFLWGYEYYSEWKIEALNLYEKDESKLNLNNIKDKLIYNNISFKILGNNILKKYYKSELLEAVKKIDYFAPVLPNEYSKIKKLNSDIKYLPYTYGYLEMYIGSNMDIDLSNKKDILLGNSADPSNNHISIIDKLSKINLEDRKVVVPLSYSGNEEYKKKIIDYGHKMLGKNFLALVDFMPMEDYNNIIFNCGYVIFNHIRQQAIGNLIVMGYLGAKIFLNSKSVTSEFLRDNSVIFTPTSKIDFKELNTKMNLEDIMYNKNFIFNYFSKTTVEARTKELFNLIKSAKEQ; from the coding sequence ATGAGAATACTACAGCTATTTATTGATGATAAGTTTGTAGATTCTGCGATACAAAAATTAAGTCATAAAGACAATGTTATCAATATTGTTATTTCAAATAATGACAAATTAAATTATGTAAAGTCTAACAATGTCATTCATTATTCTACTGAAGTCATAGAGAATAAATTTTCAGAAATAACAGCCTCTTTTGATGTTATTTTCTTTCATAGTTTACCACATATTTTTAGGAATTTAATTATCCAACATAAAAAAAAACTTATTTATTGTTGGTTTTTATGGGGTTATGAATACTATAGTGAATGGAAAATAGAAGCCTTGAATTTATATGAAAAAGATGAGTCAAAATTAAATTTAAATAATATCAAAGATAAACTCATATATAATAATATATCCTTCAAAATACTAGGAAACAATATTTTAAAAAAATATTATAAATCAGAATTACTAGAAGCGGTCAAAAAAATAGACTATTTTGCTCCTGTATTACCTAATGAATATTCTAAAATTAAAAAATTAAATTCTGACATAAAATATTTACCATATACATATGGTTATTTAGAAATGTATATTGGCAGTAATATGGATATTGATTTATCAAATAAAAAGGATATTTTATTAGGTAACTCTGCAGACCCTTCCAATAATCATATCTCAATAATAGACAAATTAAGTAAAATTAACTTGGAGGACAGAAAAGTTGTTGTTCCTCTCAGCTACTCTGGGAACGAAGAATACAAAAAAAAGATAATTGATTATGGACACAAAATGCTCGGTAAAAATTTCTTAGCCTTAGTAGACTTTATGCCGATGGAAGATTATAATAATATTATCTTTAATTGTGGTTACGTAATTTTTAACCATATTAGACAACAGGCTATAGGTAATTTAATAGTTATGGGATACTTAGGAGCAAAAATATTTTTAAATAGCAAAAGCGTTACATCAGAATTTTTACGAGATAATAGTGTCATATTTACACCTACTTCAAAAATAGATTTTAAAGAATTAAACACAAAAATGAATCTTGAAGATATTATGTATAATAAAAATTTCATTTTTAATTATTTTTCAAAAACAACTGTAGAAGCTAGGACTAAAGAATTATTTAATTTGATAAAATCAGCTAAAGAACAGTAA
- a CDS encoding glycosyltransferase — translation MTEKKVTISIPIFKCEDFIIKTLESVISQTYPNVEVLLINDCTPDNSAILVNDFIKENALAGWKLIDLEENSGLSVVRNKGIDEASGQYIFFLDSDDTLEATAIADLVEKAEATNAEMVMGEVRVIKLPENTEVDIFNLKEKEDALVGNKIILKSLVDGGFLVSSWNKLIRLDFLKDHQLYFTKGLYAQDALHTFEMALKLQHVAFLRKKTYNYFLHSNSVIHNRKKVHFDNWITIANKINSYYLKEKDKERKEQILKYLLNFKTMTLLMNWKAQKNEELWKRSYSAYSKLKGLGIGDYFSSTFSKKEKKESLLMSLPTNLGYKIFRKRFGS, via the coding sequence ATGACTGAAAAAAAAGTAACCATTTCTATCCCGATTTTTAAATGTGAAGATTTTATTATCAAAACCTTAGAGTCGGTAATTTCCCAAACTTATCCAAATGTTGAAGTGCTTCTTATCAACGATTGTACGCCCGATAACAGCGCTATTTTAGTTAATGATTTTATAAAAGAAAACGCCTTAGCTGGCTGGAAGTTAATCGATTTAGAAGAAAACTCTGGACTGTCTGTTGTTCGCAACAAAGGTATAGATGAAGCATCGGGCCAATATATATTTTTCCTTGATAGCGATGATACTTTGGAAGCTACCGCGATTGCTGATTTGGTGGAAAAAGCTGAGGCTACTAATGCTGAAATGGTCATGGGAGAAGTGAGAGTCATTAAGCTTCCAGAAAATACAGAAGTCGATATTTTTAATCTAAAAGAAAAAGAAGACGCATTGGTTGGGAACAAAATAATTCTTAAAAGTCTAGTCGATGGTGGATTTTTGGTCTCCAGCTGGAACAAATTAATTCGCTTGGATTTTCTTAAAGACCATCAACTATATTTTACCAAGGGACTTTATGCGCAAGATGCTTTGCATACTTTTGAAATGGCGCTGAAACTACAACATGTCGCTTTTTTGAGGAAAAAAACTTATAATTATTTTCTACATTCCAATTCGGTGATTCATAATCGGAAAAAAGTCCATTTTGACAATTGGATTACGATAGCCAACAAAATAAATTCGTATTATTTAAAAGAAAAAGATAAAGAAAGAAAAGAACAGATTCTTAAGTATTTGCTTAATTTTAAAACGATGACTTTGTTGATGAATTGGAAAGCTCAAAAAAATGAAGAACTTTGGAAACGTAGTTATTCAGCCTATTCGAAGCTTAAAGGTTTGGGGATAGGTGATTATTTTTCCTCGACATTTTCCAAAAAAGAGAAGAAAGAAAGCCTCTTAATGTCTTTACCGACAAATTTAGGTTACAAAATATTCCGTAAGAGATTCGGAAGTTAA
- a CDS encoding glycosyltransferase family 32 protein, which produces MIPKIIHYCWFGGKPKSELANNCIATWKKYLPDYQFMEWNEETFDVNINPFVKGAFEKKDWVFVADYARVWAINKYGGINLDTDMEVRKSLNEVLDSRCICGFEMIRKPFSAFFGAEANHPFVNDMQVFYDQQDEYKLVISTETFNKFLIEKYGAKPNLDEIQHLKEGITLYPSNYFSANIPVNFVVHHYEGNWIKEHKHFYSQFVNSYSIVKQFVENKNAKETIKHLIHHHKIYTPDQILDQIPLTYIVEYVKNKLLKRLKLKK; this is translated from the coding sequence ATGATTCCAAAAATTATTCATTATTGCTGGTTTGGTGGTAAACCAAAATCAGAACTTGCAAACAACTGTATAGCAACCTGGAAAAAATATCTTCCTGATTACCAATTTATGGAATGGAATGAGGAAACTTTTGATGTTAATATAAACCCATTTGTAAAGGGAGCGTTTGAAAAAAAGGACTGGGTATTTGTTGCCGATTACGCCAGAGTATGGGCTATTAACAAATACGGAGGCATCAATCTAGACACAGATATGGAAGTGCGAAAATCTTTAAATGAAGTTTTAGATTCTCGTTGTATTTGTGGTTTTGAAATGATCAGAAAACCGTTTTCCGCATTTTTTGGTGCAGAAGCTAATCATCCTTTTGTTAATGATATGCAAGTATTTTATGACCAACAAGATGAATATAAATTAGTAATCAGTACAGAAACTTTTAATAAATTTCTTATCGAAAAATATGGAGCTAAGCCTAACTTAGACGAAATACAGCATTTAAAAGAAGGTATTACACTATACCCTTCCAACTATTTTTCGGCAAATATTCCTGTTAATTTTGTAGTGCATCACTACGAAGGCAACTGGATTAAAGAGCACAAGCACTTCTATTCACAATTTGTAAATTCTTACAGTATTGTCAAACAATTTGTTGAAAACAAAAATGCTAAAGAAACTATAAAGCACCTAATTCACCATCACAAAATATATACACCTGACCAGATTTTAGATCAAATACCGCTCACTTATATTGTTGAATATGTTAAAAATAAATTATTAAAGCGTTTAAAACTTAAAAAATAA
- a CDS encoding SDR family oxidoreductase, translated as MNFKPQLQYKNILITGGAGFIGSNLCEVLLENDVYVTCLDNFSTGRRENLEAIKNHPNFKLIEGDIRDLETCKKACEGQEFVLHQAALGSVPRSINDPITSNDVNVGGFLNILVAARDAGVKRMVYAASSSTYGDSEALPKIEERIGKPLSPYAITKYVNELYADVFKKTYDFDTIGLRYFNVFGRKQNPGGAYAAVIPKFVMQFMNHESPTINGGGEYSRDFTYIDNVIQMNLLAVTSDNQEAYNQVYNVAFGERTTLNDLVKYLKDYLSEFDSKIGEVEVIHGDYRKGDVPHSLASIDKAKNLLNYQPQFSMKDGLKEAVKWYWENLK; from the coding sequence ATGAATTTTAAACCTCAACTACAATATAAAAACATCCTCATCACTGGAGGTGCAGGATTTATAGGTTCCAACTTATGCGAAGTCTTGTTAGAAAATGACGTGTATGTTACTTGCCTTGACAATTTTTCTACGGGTCGTCGCGAAAATTTGGAAGCCATAAAAAATCATCCCAATTTCAAACTGATTGAAGGTGATATCCGCGATTTAGAAACCTGTAAAAAAGCCTGTGAAGGTCAAGAATTCGTTTTGCATCAGGCGGCGTTGGGATCGGTGCCTCGATCAATCAACGATCCTATTACAAGCAACGATGTCAATGTTGGTGGCTTTCTTAACATTTTGGTTGCTGCAAGAGACGCTGGTGTTAAACGTATGGTATATGCCGCGAGTTCTTCAACTTATGGCGATTCGGAGGCACTTCCAAAAATTGAAGAACGCATCGGAAAACCACTTTCACCTTATGCCATTACCAAATATGTGAACGAATTGTACGCGGACGTTTTCAAAAAAACTTACGATTTTGACACCATTGGCTTACGATATTTCAATGTATTCGGGAGAAAACAAAATCCAGGAGGCGCATACGCAGCGGTTATTCCGAAATTTGTGATGCAGTTTATGAATCACGAATCACCCACCATCAACGGTGGCGGCGAATATTCTCGCGACTTCACCTACATCGACAATGTTATCCAAATGAATTTGCTGGCCGTAACTTCCGACAATCAAGAAGCTTACAATCAAGTTTATAATGTTGCTTTTGGAGAACGAACAACACTTAACGATTTAGTAAAATATCTTAAAGATTATTTGTCTGAGTTTGATTCTAAAATTGGAGAAGTAGAAGTCATCCACGGTGACTACAGAAAAGGCGATGTTCCGCACTCGCTAGCAAGCATCGACAAAGCTAAAAATTTACTAAATTACCAACCTCAATTTTCTATGAAAGACGGGCTGAAAGAAGCTGTAAAATGGTATTGGGAAAATTTAAAATAA
- a CDS encoding nucleotide sugar dehydrogenase, with protein sequence MNHKISIIGLGYVGLPLARLFATKFPVVGFDINQARISELRQGIDSTLEVDNDVLKNASIDHKPTSAEKGLYCSNELNDIADSNIYIVTVPTPVDKNNRPDLTPLYKASETVAKVLKKGDIVIYESTVYPGVTEEECIPVLEKNSGLKFNQDFYAGYSPERINPGDKEHTVEKILKVTSGSTPEIGKTVDELYKSVITAGTHLAPTIKVAEAAKVIENSQRDINIAFVNELAKIFNLMDIDTHDVLAAAGTKWNFLPFKPGLVGGHCIGVDPYYLAQKAQEFGYHPEIILAGRRMNDSMGHYVASEVVKQMLKKDIKVNQSNVLVLGFTFKENCPDVRNTKVVDVIKNLEDYNIKVNTYDPWANSEEVKHEYAIETFSTLPNQKYDAVVLAVSHNEFEALDLNTLLKPNAVIYDVKGKLEPAENIKRL encoded by the coding sequence ATGAATCACAAAATAAGTATTATCGGACTCGGTTATGTGGGGTTACCTTTAGCAAGATTATTTGCAACCAAGTTTCCTGTTGTCGGATTCGACATCAACCAAGCAAGAATTTCGGAACTTCGCCAAGGTATTGATTCGACTTTAGAAGTAGATAACGACGTCCTAAAAAATGCGAGCATAGACCACAAGCCTACTTCCGCAGAAAAAGGTTTGTACTGTTCTAACGAATTAAATGACATTGCAGACTCTAACATCTACATCGTCACAGTGCCAACGCCTGTTGACAAAAACAACCGCCCAGATTTAACACCGCTTTACAAAGCCAGCGAAACCGTCGCAAAAGTTTTGAAAAAAGGCGACATCGTCATCTATGAATCTACTGTTTATCCTGGCGTGACCGAGGAAGAATGCATTCCTGTTTTAGAGAAAAATTCTGGATTAAAATTTAACCAAGATTTCTATGCGGGCTATTCTCCAGAACGCATTAATCCTGGTGATAAAGAACATACGGTTGAAAAAATATTAAAAGTGACTTCTGGTTCTACACCCGAAATTGGAAAAACGGTCGATGAACTTTATAAATCAGTGATCACTGCTGGAACCCACTTGGCACCAACGATTAAAGTAGCTGAAGCGGCAAAGGTTATCGAAAATTCACAACGTGACATTAACATTGCATTTGTCAACGAGTTAGCAAAAATATTTAATTTGATGGACATCGATACGCACGATGTTTTGGCTGCTGCGGGTACAAAATGGAATTTCCTTCCTTTCAAACCGGGATTGGTTGGTGGACACTGCATCGGTGTTGACCCTTATTATTTGGCACAAAAAGCACAAGAATTTGGTTATCACCCAGAGATTATATTGGCAGGCCGCCGTATGAACGACTCTATGGGACATTATGTGGCAAGTGAAGTCGTAAAGCAAATGCTTAAAAAAGATATCAAAGTTAATCAGTCCAACGTATTGGTTTTAGGATTTACTTTTAAAGAAAACTGTCCCGATGTTCGTAATACGAAAGTAGTAGATGTGATCAAAAATCTTGAAGATTATAACATTAAAGTCAACACCTACGATCCTTGGGCAAATTCCGAAGAAGTCAAACACGAATATGCTATTGAGACATTTTCAACACTTCCGAATCAGAAATACGATGCTGTGGTATTGGCTGTTTCTCATAATGAATTCGAAGCGCTAGATCTCAACACCTTATTAAAGCCAAACGCTGTGATATATGATGTTAAAGGCAAACTAGAGCCCGCAGAAAATATTAAAAGACTATAA